A genomic window from Sorex araneus isolate mSorAra2 chromosome 2, mSorAra2.pri, whole genome shotgun sequence includes:
- the LOC101558179 gene encoding olfactory receptor 7A5-like produces the protein MEPGNQTRPLAFILLGLSQEAEIQPLIFWVFLSMYLITFIGNLFIILAIISDPHLHTPMYFFLSNLSFADICFTSSTVPKMLLNIQMQSKAISYGECLTQMYFVMIFGTLDNFLLTVMAYDRFVAICHPLHYMVIMNPKLCGLLLLVSWLLSIFDSLLHCLMVLRLSFCTNLEIPHFFCDLNQVLRLACSDTFLNDAVIYFTAGLLGIIPLTGILFSYSKIVSSVLRISSVSGKYKAFSTCGSHLAVVSLFYGTIFSVYLSSAAVENTRDSAIASVMYTVVTPMLNPFIYSLRNKDIKQAIMKLFQEKHSL, from the coding sequence ATGGAACCTGGAAATCAAACACGTCCATTAGCATTTATTCTCCTGGGACTGTCACAGGAAGCAGAAATACAACCTCTCATCTTCTGGGTATTTCTGTCTATGTACTTGATCACCTTCATTGGAAATCTCTTCATCATCCTGGCTATAATctctgacccccacctccacacgcccatgtacttcttcctgtccaacctgtcctttgcagacatctgcttcacctccagCACGGTGCCCAAGATGCTGCTGAACATCCAGATGCAGAGCAAAGCCATCTCCTACGGAGAATGCCTCACTCAGATGTACTTTGTCATGATTTTTGGAACACTGGATAACTTCCTCCTGACCGTCATGGCCTATGatcgctttgtggccatctgccatccATTGCACTACATGGTCATCATGAACCCCAAGTTGTGTGGACTCCTGCTTCTAGTATCCTGGCTCCTGAGTATCTTTGATTCTCTCTTGCATTGCCTCATGGTTTTGCGACTGTCTTTTTGTACAAACTTGGAAATCCCTCACTTTTTCTGTGATCTAAATCAGGTGCTCCGGCTTGCTTGTTCGGACACCTTCCTCAACGATGCAGTCATCTATTTTACCGCCGGACTCCTGGGTATTATTCCACTTACTGGGATTCTTTTCTCTTACTCAAAGATTGTCTCCTCCGTTCTGAGAATTTCCTCTGTGAGTGGCAAGTATAAAGCCTTTTCCACATGTGGGTCTCACCTCGCCGTGGTCTCCTTGTTCTATGGGACAATATTTAGCGTGTATCTTAGTTCAGCTGCTGTTGAAAACACCAGGGATAGTGCCATCGCCTCAGTGATGTAcacggtggtcacccccatgctgaaccccttcatctacagccttaGAAACAAGGATATCAAGCAGGCCATCATGAAACTCTTCCAGGAGAAACATTCCCTCTGA